The Arachis hypogaea cultivar Tifrunner chromosome 14, arahy.Tifrunner.gnm2.J5K5, whole genome shotgun sequence genome has a segment encoding these proteins:
- the LOC112742878 gene encoding pentatricopeptide repeat-containing protein At5g15010, mitochondrial has translation MIRARSKLSLFSDMARCISHSSLPFSYFHRVQHPLVSAGFGFGNPSSSPDTYSAVPEFGFSMRLLCTSSSIRFSGVTDAPVLGLDKSLTASNDGDYDDCNDEDDEQGKKNYEIGSHCNQLDLRGDGLLAQDVKTILDIIHEPSSGPSGIKHKLEHCGVSASSELVVEVLSRIRNDWEAAFTFFLWAGKQPKYAHSVREYHSMISILAKMRKFDTAWALIEEMRGGSTGPSLVTPQTLMIMIRRYCAVHDVGRAINTFYVHKRFNFQVGLEEFQGLLSALCRYKNVEDAEHLLFCNKNVFPLDTKSFNIILNGWCNLIISTRNADRIWQEMSKRGIRYDVISYSSIISCYSKTSKLYKVLKLFDEMKKRNITPDRKVYNAVIHALAKARHIKEAVNLIGTMEANNVTPDAVTYNSLIKPLCKAHKMDEAKEVFDDMLKRGLSPTIRTFHAFFRILRTREEVFELLDKMRELRCCPTIETYIMLIRKFCRWRQLDDVLKIWNKMREDGVSHDRSSYIVLIHGLFLNEKLEEAHKYYVEMLEKGFAPEPKTEKIIQAWIYGRQVTQDRVTDLQDNQVEHDTWRKKDKAKPSKFEKEKSFLHKPETRRVIREKGFSFWEQ, from the coding sequence ATGATCAGAGCTCGGTCCAAGCTATCTCTTTTCTCTGACATGGCACGGTGCATCAGCCACAGTTCACTCCCTTTTTCTTACTTTCACAGAGTTCAGCATCCCCTCGTGAGTGCTGGTTTCGGATTTGGAAACCCTTCTTCAAGCCCTGACACTTATTCAGCTGTGCCTGAATTTGGCTTCTCAATGAGGCTACTTTGTACTTCATCTTCAATAAGATTCTCTGGGGTGACTGATGCTCCTGTTCTAGGACTGGATAAGTCACTAACTGCTTCTAATGATGGTGATTATGATGATTGTAATGATGAGGATGATGAGCAAggcaagaagaattatgagattGGTTCCCATTGTAATCAGTTAGATTTAAGGGGTGATGGTCTTCTTGCCCAAGATGTTAAAACCATTTTGGATATAATTCATGAACCAAGTTCTGGACCATCTGGAATCAAGCACAAGCTTGAACATTGCGGTGTTTCAGCATCCTCGGAGCTGGTTGTGGAGGTCCTTTCAAGAATTCGCAACGATTGGGAAGCAGCTTTCACTTTCTTCTTGTGGGCTGGCAAGCAACCCAAGTATGCTCATTCGGTTCGCGAGTACCATTCAATGATCTCTATTCTTGCCAAGATGAGGAAGTTTGATACTGCCTGGGCCTTAATTGAGGAAATGAGAGGCGGAAGTACTGGTCCATCTCTTGTGACGCCTCAAACTCTTATGATTATGATTAGGAGATATTGTGCCGTGCATGATGTTGGAAGGGCTATAAACACATTTTATGTTCATAAAAGGTTTAACTTTCAAGTTGGATTAGAAGAATTTCAAGGCCTTCTATCTGCTCTTTGTAGGTACAAGAATGTAGAAGATGCTGAGCACTTGTTGTTCTGCAATAAGAATGTATTTCCACTTGACACCAAAAGCTTTAACATCATTCTGAATGGATGGTGCAATTTAATCATTAGCACACGTAATGCAGACCGAATTTGGCAGGAGATGAGCAAGAGAGGAATCCGGTATGATGTCATCTCCTATTCGAGTATCATATCTTGCTATTCAAAAACTTCTAAACTTTACAAGGTGCTCAAGCTGTTTGACGAGATGAAGAAAAGGAACATCACTCCTGATAGGAAGGTTTATAATGCAGTCATCCATGCCCTTGCCAAAGCTAGGCACATAAAAGAAGCTGTCAATCTCATTGGAACAATGGAAGCCAACAATGTTACCCCAGATGCTGTTACTTACAACTCCCTTATAAAGCCTCTGTGCAAAGCTCATAAAATGGACGAAGCTAAAGAAGTCTTTGATGACATGTTGAAGCGGGGTCTATCACCTACAATTCggacttttcatgctttctttcgtATATTAAGGACCAGAGAAGAGGTATTTGAGCTTTTAGACAAAATGAGAGAACTCAGATGCTGTCCAACTATCGAGACCTACATAATGCTGATAAGAAAGTTCTGCCGTTGGCGCCAGCTTGatgatgtcttaaagatatggAATAAAATGAGAGAAGATGGAGTCAGCCATGATCGTAGTTCGTATATTGTACTGATTCATGGgctatttttgaatgaaaagctAGAGGAAGCACATAAATATTATGTAGAAATGCTGGAGAAAGGCTTTGCTCCCGAACCGAAGACAGAAAAAATTATTCAGGCATGGATTTATGGGAGACAGGTAACACAAGATCGGGTGACAGATTTACAGGACAATCAAGTGGAACATGATACGTGGAGAAAGAAAGACAAGGCTAAACCAAGTAAATTTGAGAAGGAAAAATCTTTTCTTCACAAACCAGAGACCAGAAGAGTAATTAGAGAGAAGGGGTTTTCTTTCTGGGAGCAATAA